A window of the Lolium perenne isolate Kyuss_39 chromosome 7, Kyuss_2.0, whole genome shotgun sequence genome harbors these coding sequences:
- the LOC127321793 gene encoding protein neprosin-like, with the protein MAAKIMIRAAIAIMLLLAVGEEASALLIQKIIESDDGDTIDCVAISTEILQPTRSMKAIVADSDIAVAAEERPQSWRKGGAGCPSGTVPIRRSPAANDMNTTEAFSIAGKGAPPPRELSGTVEKAAAYGTNGPYHGIRAEVPVWRVNVNHPDEFSMNYVMIGCTLDTSWLPGIGADPPSSLPNQIMAGVMTWPSVFGDSLSRLFVYYTNDSGVHHNCFNTECGGFQITNTKYSLGTAWSGESQLGGQQYGVYVGIHRDDTKLIWWVSVMDVDIGYFNDTVFDTRFPEGSYVEMGGRVLNTRPGGKHTTTPMGSTIPSCASTLYAASIKRYLGVSALGQLFLDQVDRTVATVPSCYNARHIGFGKKQPGYQTAYGGAGGKFCDL; encoded by the exons AGCGACGACGGCGACACGATTGATTGCGTGGCCATCTCCACTGAAATTCTGCAG CCGACGAGAAGCATGAAAGCTATCGTAGCCGACTCCGACATTGCCGTTGCCGCGGAGGAACGGCCTCAGTCCTGGCGTAAAGGTGGGGCTGGCTGCCCGTCGGGAACCGTTCCGATCCGGAGATCGCCGGCGGCCAACGACATGAATACTACGGAGGCCTTCTCCATTGCCGGCAAAGGCGCCCCACCGCCTCGTGAATTGTCTGGCACGGTGGAGAAGGCTGCTGCTTACGGCACGAACGGGCCGTACCACGGGATTCGGGCGGAGGTGCCCGTCTGGAGAGTGAACGTGAACCATCCCGACGAGTTCTCCATGAACTATGTCATGATTGGCTGCACCTTGGATACATCCTGGTTGCCCGGGATCGGGGCCGATCCACCTAGCTCTCTCCCCAATCAAATTATGGCTGGAGTAATG ACCTGGCCATCTGTCTTCGGGGACTCGCTTTCAAGATTGTTCGTGTACTACACC AACGACAGCGGAGTGCACCACAATTGCTTCAATACAGAGTGTGGAGGCTTCCAAATTACAAACACCAAATATTCGCTCGGTACAGCGTGGTCAGGTGAATCACAGCTTGGAGGACAGCAATATGGTGTATATGTAGGCATACACAGA GACGATACGAAGCTGATCTGGTGGGTGTCGGTCATGGACGTGGACATCGGCTACTTCAACGACACTGTGTTCGACACGAGGTTCCCCGAGGGCTCCTACGTCGAGATGGGAGGACGGGTGCTCAACACCAGACCTGGGGGGAAGCACACCACCACGCCCATGGGCAGCACTATACCGTCGTGTGCCAGTACGCTCTACGCAGCCTCCATCAAGAGGTACCTCGGTGTTAGCGCCCTCGGCCAGCTCTTCCTAGACCAAGTAGACAGGACCGTCGCTACGGTGCCGAGCTGCTACAACGCCAGGCATATCGGATTCGGCAAGAAACAACCCGGCTACCAGACAGCCTACGGAGGTGCTGGGGGGAAGTTCTGTGACCTCTGA